The proteins below come from a single Arthrobacter sp. B1I2 genomic window:
- a CDS encoding universal stress protein, with product MTSQKPIAVGTNDSAQSQAAVLWAARRAHRFGLPLVIVHVVDDRWVAEPYPWFGTLQQVGEELLKTAAGRLEGTVPVTPDTELLTGSVGGALAKYSKRTSMMVIGSGSGHLGGALADRALQVATAAKVPVAVVGTHDLEGRSGVVVGVDGSAEATQAVAFAAAEADRDGDELTVVYAVNVPDPIVDAGLVPGALADLMVDEERIVLSETVAGLKEDYPDLTVHQRLESDKGAVDALVDAAAGARLLVVGSRGRGAFKRLLLGSTAHGVLKHLPCPTIITRTDAAHGTI from the coding sequence ATGACATCCCAAAAACCCATCGCTGTGGGCACCAACGATTCAGCGCAAAGCCAGGCCGCGGTCCTGTGGGCGGCGCGCCGCGCCCACCGCTTTGGCCTCCCGCTGGTGATCGTCCACGTCGTCGATGACCGGTGGGTTGCCGAACCCTATCCCTGGTTCGGAACACTCCAGCAGGTCGGTGAGGAACTCCTCAAGACCGCCGCCGGCCGGCTCGAAGGTACCGTGCCGGTGACGCCGGACACGGAACTGCTCACCGGAAGCGTAGGCGGGGCCCTGGCCAAGTACTCCAAGAGGACCTCGATGATGGTCATTGGTTCCGGCAGCGGCCACCTCGGCGGTGCCCTCGCCGACCGCGCACTCCAGGTCGCCACCGCCGCCAAAGTCCCTGTCGCCGTCGTCGGAACCCACGACCTGGAAGGAAGGTCAGGAGTGGTGGTGGGCGTGGACGGATCCGCCGAGGCAACGCAGGCCGTGGCCTTTGCCGCCGCTGAAGCAGACCGCGACGGAGACGAACTCACGGTTGTCTATGCCGTGAATGTGCCCGACCCCATTGTTGACGCCGGCCTGGTCCCGGGGGCGCTCGCGGACCTCATGGTGGACGAGGAACGCATTGTGCTCTCTGAGACCGTCGCCGGACTCAAGGAAGATTACCCGGACCTGACCGTGCACCAGCGGCTCGAAAGCGACAAAGGCGCGGTGGACGCCCTCGTTGACGCCGCCGCCGGGGCGAGGCTGCTTGTTGTGGGCAGTCGCGGCAGGGGCGCCTTTAAGCGCCTCCTGCTCGGTTCGACCGCGCACGGCGTCCTGAAGCACCTCCCGTGCCCCACGATCATCACACGGACTGACGCCGCCCACGGCACCATTTAG